From Synoicihabitans lomoniglobus, the proteins below share one genomic window:
- a CDS encoding response regulator, with amino-acid sequence MEPPSPPTRILFVDDEPMITRVGRRALVSLGYQPTIANDGAEAWELMQQEPLAFDLIISDQTMPGLTGLELLDNVRKIHPDLPFILSTGYAENFDISDALARGAQAMLSKPFQLAELREIVERVLNSAHGPPGS; translated from the coding sequence ATGGAACCACCTTCCCCGCCCACCCGCATCCTGTTCGTCGATGATGAGCCGATGATTACCCGGGTCGGTCGGCGGGCACTCGTCAGCCTCGGGTATCAACCCACCATCGCGAACGATGGCGCCGAGGCGTGGGAACTCATGCAGCAGGAGCCCTTGGCATTCGACCTCATCATCAGCGACCAAACCATGCCCGGACTCACCGGCCTGGAACTGTTGGACAACGTGCGGAAAATCCACCCCGATCTGCCATTTATCCTCAGCACCGGTTACGCGGAAAATTTCGATATTTCGGATGCGCTGGCCCGCGGCGCTCAGGCCATGCTCAGCAAACCGTTTCAACTCGCGGAACTCCGTGAAATTGTGGAGCGCGTGCTAAACTCAGCGCACGGCCCTCCCGGCTCGTAG
- a CDS encoding Nramp family divalent metal transporter: MPSPAGAPPPTTLLQSLKYIGPGLILTAGIVGTGELVVTPHVAAENGFELLWLIIFGCLVKVFVQVELGRYAVATGTPTLHMLDAVPGPRMRNVGWMVWIFLPVFVAMISVIGGMLGGCAQVFNMAGIDAGPKPIAVVMGLSLTALLGIGRYKLVERFSIGLVILFTISTLFALVALQFTDFKVTTANIVSGLQFKLPENFAVAFAALGIIGVGAAELIYYPYWCLEKGYAARVGAPEAPGWNERVHGWMRVMKIDAFASLLLYTAATVVFYLLGAAILHRQGLTIDNSEMVPTLANMYLESFGPLGFWVFVVGAFATLYSTAFAATAANSRLMADVLPLLGIMKPAANEDAKAKRIKAFGIGLPLYGTLLYVVWPQPLTLIMISGVGQALLLPFLAICALYLRYKKLPAELRPGGLWTTFLWLSGIALTVAGAWNLFSRFG, encoded by the coding sequence ATGCCTTCCCCCGCTGGCGCCCCGCCCCCCACCACGCTTCTCCAATCGCTCAAATACATCGGTCCGGGACTGATCCTGACCGCCGGGATCGTCGGCACGGGTGAACTGGTCGTCACGCCGCACGTCGCCGCCGAAAACGGATTCGAGCTGCTGTGGCTCATCATTTTCGGCTGCCTCGTGAAAGTCTTCGTGCAGGTCGAGCTCGGTCGCTACGCCGTCGCGACCGGCACGCCCACCTTGCACATGCTCGACGCCGTGCCGGGGCCGCGCATGCGCAACGTCGGCTGGATGGTGTGGATTTTCCTCCCCGTTTTTGTCGCCATGATTTCCGTGATCGGCGGCATGCTCGGCGGCTGTGCGCAGGTCTTCAATATGGCCGGCATCGATGCCGGTCCCAAACCGATCGCCGTCGTCATGGGTCTCTCCCTCACCGCGTTGCTCGGCATCGGTCGCTACAAACTGGTGGAGCGCTTCTCCATCGGTCTCGTCATCCTCTTCACCATCTCGACCCTCTTCGCGTTGGTCGCGCTCCAGTTCACCGACTTCAAGGTCACCACCGCCAACATTGTCTCGGGGCTGCAATTCAAATTACCCGAGAACTTCGCCGTCGCTTTCGCCGCGCTCGGCATCATCGGCGTCGGCGCGGCCGAGTTGATCTACTACCCGTATTGGTGCTTGGAAAAAGGATACGCCGCCCGCGTCGGTGCGCCCGAAGCTCCCGGCTGGAACGAACGCGTCCATGGCTGGATGCGCGTGATGAAGATCGACGCCTTCGCTTCGCTCCTCCTCTACACCGCCGCGACCGTCGTGTTCTACCTGCTGGGCGCGGCGATCCTCCATCGCCAGGGACTCACCATCGATAACAGCGAAATGGTGCCGACTCTCGCCAACATGTATCTGGAGAGCTTTGGTCCGCTCGGTTTCTGGGTCTTCGTGGTCGGCGCGTTTGCCACCCTCTACTCCACCGCCTTCGCCGCCACCGCCGCCAACTCCCGCTTGATGGCCGATGTCCTGCCGTTACTCGGCATCATGAAGCCCGCCGCCAATGAGGACGCCAAGGCCAAGCGCATCAAAGCGTTTGGCATCGGCCTGCCGCTCTATGGCACGCTACTCTATGTCGTCTGGCCGCAACCGCTCACGCTCATTATGATAAGCGGCGTCGGCCAGGCGCTGCTGCTCCCGTTTCTCGCCATCTGCGCGCTCTACTTGCGCTACAAAAAACTCCCCGCCGAACTGCGCCCCGGCGGCCTGTGGACCACGTTTCTCTGGCTCTCCGGCATCGCCCTCACCGTCGCCGGCGCCTGGAATCTTTTCAGCCGCTTCGGGTGA
- a CDS encoding TRAP transporter substrate-binding protein, with protein MTRKYSPVLVGLAAVALMFSVAACSSKEAEVITLRGANQFDKNHVFSRTLFKFEELVKEYYGKPVNFEFYLNSELGLEKEYFAYMSQGVSVDFAHVSPSHMSTFSKAAPLMDMPFLFRDLDHWNKVLSGDALKPITDDVEQKADVKLIGFSGGGTRNITASKRITTIAELEGLDIRVMGAPIQTRIFQAIHAAPTVIAYNEIYNAVQTGVIDAAENEATGIQQMKFYEVGPEISLTQHAITVRPLVFSGKTFRRLPEDLQAAILRAGREAGEFGRETEAREDHATLLQMEAEGKIRTHEFTERAALLRLAAPVKEAYANELGVREVLARIDAVK; from the coding sequence ATGACTCGAAAATATTCCCCTGTGTTAGTCGGCCTGGCGGCCGTCGCGTTGATGTTCTCCGTGGCCGCTTGTTCCTCGAAGGAAGCAGAAGTCATCACGCTGCGTGGTGCTAACCAGTTCGACAAAAACCACGTCTTCTCGCGCACGCTTTTCAAGTTCGAGGAACTGGTGAAGGAATACTACGGCAAGCCGGTCAATTTTGAGTTCTATTTGAACAGCGAGCTGGGGTTGGAGAAGGAGTATTTCGCTTACATGAGTCAGGGGGTGTCGGTCGATTTCGCGCACGTGTCGCCGTCGCACATGTCGACCTTCTCCAAGGCCGCTCCGCTCATGGACATGCCGTTCCTGTTTCGCGACCTCGATCATTGGAACAAAGTCCTGTCGGGAGACGCCTTGAAACCGATCACGGATGACGTGGAACAGAAGGCCGATGTGAAGCTCATCGGGTTTTCCGGCGGCGGCACCCGCAACATCACCGCGAGCAAGCGGATCACGACCATTGCCGAGTTGGAAGGGCTCGACATTCGCGTGATGGGCGCGCCGATCCAGACTCGCATCTTTCAGGCGATCCATGCCGCCCCGACCGTCATCGCCTACAACGAAATCTATAACGCGGTGCAGACGGGGGTGATTGACGCGGCGGAGAACGAGGCGACGGGAATTCAGCAGATGAAGTTCTATGAAGTGGGACCGGAAATCTCGCTCACCCAGCACGCCATCACGGTGCGCCCGCTGGTATTTAGTGGGAAAACCTTCCGACGTCTGCCGGAGGATTTGCAGGCGGCGATCCTTCGCGCCGGCCGCGAAGCCGGAGAATTCGGGCGCGAGACCGAGGCACGCGAAGACCACGCGACGCTGCTCCAGATGGAGGCGGAGGGCAAGATTCGCACCCACGAGTTTACGGAGCGCGCCGCCTTGCTTCGATTGGCGGCACCCGTGAAGGAGGCCTACGCGAATGAACTCGGAGTGCGGGAGGTTTTGGCCCGCATCGATGCGGTTAAATAA
- a CDS encoding TRAP transporter small permease, whose translation MKALLDGYHRMLKRLLTILMGVLIVPVTIQILSRYTGLMPRYIWTEEVARFCFVWMIMIGAMIAVRDKSHFEVDVLPAPRTPRQAGIAGLVVHLGMMVMAVAFVRYGYEFAKFGFIQTSEMSGINMLSIYIAFPLAGVTWVLFLAEKMVADVRLIRSPATEPHA comes from the coding sequence ATGAAGGCCCTCCTGGACGGTTATCACCGAATGCTGAAACGGTTGCTCACGATCTTGATGGGAGTGCTGATCGTGCCAGTGACCATCCAGATCCTGTCGCGCTACACGGGCCTCATGCCGCGATATATTTGGACCGAGGAAGTCGCGCGGTTTTGCTTCGTGTGGATGATCATGATCGGGGCCATGATCGCGGTGCGGGATAAGTCGCATTTCGAAGTCGACGTGCTGCCTGCGCCTCGCACGCCGCGTCAGGCAGGCATCGCGGGATTAGTGGTGCATCTGGGCATGATGGTGATGGCGGTGGCGTTCGTTCGTTACGGATACGAATTTGCGAAATTCGGCTTCATCCAGACGTCGGAAATGAGTGGCATCAACATGCTCAGCATCTACATCGCGTTTCCCTTGGCGGGCGTGACCTGGGTGCTTTTTTTGGCCGAGAAAATGGTGGCTGACGTGCGACTGATCAGGTCCCCCGCAACCGAGCCGCACGCATGA